The Ziziphus jujuba cultivar Dongzao chromosome 7, ASM3175591v1 genome includes a region encoding these proteins:
- the LOC107423923 gene encoding serine/threonine-protein kinase RIPK translates to MAIKKHTWISIVTSCYKSEVQPSRKPKKLVAKQSSFQRISITDLSNPSSTLSEDLSISLAGSNIHVFTLAELKVITQNFSSSNFLGEGGFGPVHKGFIDDKLRPGLKAQPVAVKLLDLDGTQGHREWLTEVIFLGQLRHPHLVKLIGYCCEDEHRLLVYEYMPRGSLENQLFRRYSVSLPWSTRMKIALGAAKGLSFLHEAEKPVIYRDFKASNILLDSDYTPKLSDFGLAKDGPEGDDTHVSTRVMGTQGYAAPEYIMTGHLTAMSDVYSFGVVLLELLTGRRSVDKNRPHREQNLVEWARPMLNDSRKLGRLMDPRLEGQYSETGAKKAAALAYQCLSHRPKQRPTMSTVVKTLEPLKDFDDLPIGPFVFTFPNETQFCKEELREGGEALKQSKKENGHHHYHNGHKHHHKSPKSPNSYSERNGLNSPLHHRARGA, encoded by the exons ATGGCAATCAAGAAACACACATGGATATCTATCGTTACGAGTTGCTACAAGTCTGAGGTCCAACCTTCACGAAAGCCCAAGAAATTGGTTGCCAAACAGAGTTCATTTCAAAGGATTTCTATAACAGATTTGAGTAATCCAAGCTCAACACTTTCAGAGGACCTCTCCATCTCTCTTGCTGGTTCAAATATCCATGTTTTTACCCTTGCGGAGCTAAAGGTGATCACCCAGAATTTCTCTTCCAGTAACTTTCTTGGAGAAGGTGGATTTGGACCGGTTCACAAAGGTTTCATTGATGACAAGCTTAGACCTGGTTTGAAGGCTCAACCTGTAGCTGTCAAGCTCTTGGACTTGGATGGCACTCAAGGCCATAGGGAGTGGTTG ACCGAAGTGATATTCCTGGGACAATTGAGGCATCCACACCTCGTGAAGCTGAtaggttattgttgtgaagaTGAACATAGACTGCTCGTCTATGAATATATGCCAAGAGGCAGCTTAGAGAATCAGCTATTTAGAA GGTACTCGGTCTCATTACCATGGTCAACGAGAATGAAAATCGCACTCGGAGCTGCAAAGGGGCTCTCTTTCCTCCACGAAGCAGAAAAGCCAGTGATATATAGGGACTTCAAGGCATCAAACATATTGCTAGACTCG GATTATACTCCCAAACTTTCAGATTTTGGGCTAGCAAAAGATGGTCCAGAGGGAGATGACACACACGTTTCTACACGAGTTATGGGCACGCAGGGCTATGCTGCGCCGGAATACATAATGACGG GTCACTTGACGGCAATGAGCGATGTTTATAGCTTCGGAGTGGTGCTTTTAGAACTACTAACCGGAAGGAGATCTGTGGACAAGAACCGTCCTCACAGAGAGCAGAACCTAGTGGAATGGGCAAGGCCAATGTTGAATGATTCCAGGAAATTGGGCAGGTTAATGGACCCGAGACTGGAAGGCCAATACTCTGAAACAGGGGCTAAAAAAGCAGCTGCATTGGCTTATCAATGCCTCAGCCACCGCCCAAAGCAACGACCAACCATGAGTACCGTGGTCAAGACCTTGGAACCCCTTAAGGATTTTGATGACCTCCCAATTGGACCTTTTGTATTCACATTTCCAAATGAAACCCAATTTTGTAAAGAAGAATTAAGGGAAGGTGGAGAAGCATTGAAACagtcaaagaaagaaaatggtcatcatcattatcataatGGGCATAAGCATCACCACAAATCGCCTAAGTCTCCAAATTCTTACTCGGAAAGAAACGGTTTGAATTCCCCATTGCACCACAGAGCCAGAGGAGCTTAG